The Stenotrophomonas sp. ASS1 genome segment GACAGCGGCAATGCCAAGGGCACGCCGCCGCATCTGCACTGGGGCATCTACGGCACGAACGGCCCCCGCAACCCGTTGCCGTTGCTGCGCTGATCGCCACGGCGCACCCGCGCACCGAACCGTTCATGATTTGTAAATAGGAATAGTTCGTATTACCATTTCTTTCGTTTCCGGTGGTGCCAGGACGGCCTGCCCGCCCTTCCCCTACCCGTAGCGCCTCGCCTCCTGGATGCCGGCCGAACGCGCGTGCTCGTCCAGGACCCCCATGACCCGTCCCGCCTTCCGTACCCTGCAGCCGCAGCGGCTGTCCGTTGCCGTGCTTGCCGTTCTCTGCGCCGTGGCCCCGGCCGCCTTCGCCGACACCGCCGCCGATCCGACCACGCTGGACAAGGTGGTGGTCAAGGGCGAACGTGCCGAAGGCTATTCGGTGCGCCGCACCTCGGCCGGTACCCGCTTCGATCTGGCACCGCGCGAGATCCCGCAGTCGGTCAGCATCATCAGCCACCAGCGCATCGAAGATCAGAAGCTGGACGACATCATCGACGTGCTGGCCAACACCACCGGCGTGACCAGCACCCAGTCCGACAGCGAGCGCACCGAGTTCTACGCGCGTGGCTTCTACATCGATGCCTACCAGTTCGATGGCCTGCCGACGCAGATGGTGCAGAACTGGAGCTACGGCGATTCCGGCCTCGATCTTGCGCTGTACGACCGCGTGGAAGTGGTACGCGGCGCTACCGGCCTGCTCAGCGGTGCCGGCAATCCGTCCGCCTCGGTGAACCTCATCCGCAAACACGCCGACAGCGCAGAACTGACCGGCAGCGTCTCGGTGAACGTCGGCAGTTGGGGCCGCACACGCACCACCGTGGACGTGGGCACCGCGCTGAACGCCAGTGGCACGGTGCGCGGCCGGGTGATCGGCAGCTACCTGGACACCGATGGTCAGATGGACCGCTACAACCAGCGCAAGACGCTGGGTTATGCCGTCATCGACGCCGACCTGACCCCGGACACGCAGCTCAGCGTGGGCTACGACTACCAGCAGAAGCGCGCCAACGGCGCGACCTGGGGCGGCTTCCCGATGTGGTACGCCGATGGCAGCCCGACCAACTATCCGACCTCGTTCAATCCGTCGCCGGACTGGACCTACTGGGACACCACCAGCAAGCGTGCGTTCGCCACCCTGCAGCATGCCTTCAGCAACGGCTGGAAGTTCAAGATCGGCGCCACCCACGACCGCACCAAGGCCGACGACAAGCTGTTCTATCCGGCCTACACCGCGTTCAACAAGACCACGGGCGCCGGCATCACGCCGATGGCCGGCTTCTACAACACCGAGCGCAAGGTTGATGGCATCGATGGCTACATCGATGGGCCGTTCCAGCTGTTCGGCCGCGAGCACCAGTTCATGGCCGGCCTGAGCTACAACAAGCGTGAGTTCGCCAACTATGGTGATTTCCAGCCTGACTTCAACGATCCGAATGCACAGTACCTGCCGCTGGCCAGCTACTTCGGCTGGACCGGTGATTTCCCGCAGCCGAACTGGCGACCGCTGAAGCTTGCCAGCCAGGGCACCATCACACAGAAGGCCGGCTATGCCGCCGCACGCCTGTCGCTGGCCGATCCGCTGAAGCTGATCATCGGTGCGCGCTACACCGACTGGAAGAGCGAAGACGAAGGCAACGACCGCTCGCACAAAGTGACCACGCCGTATGCCGGCCTGGTCTACGACATCAACGATACCTACTCCGCTTACGCCAGCTATACCGAGATCTTCCAGCCGCAGACGCTGCGCAACAAGCAGGGCAGCTACCTCGATCCGGTCGATGGCAAGAGCTACGAAGTCGGCGTCAAGGGCGCGTGGTTCGACAACCGGTTGAATGCATCCGTGGCAGTGTTCCGCATCGAGCAGGACAACGTTGGCCAGGCAACCATGGACAAGGTTGACGGGCAGTTGAACGAAACCGCCTACATCGCTGCACGTGGCACCGTCAGCCGTGGCTTCGAGTTCGAAGTGAATGGCGAACTGGCACCGGGCTGGAACGCGACCTTCGGTGCTTCACGTTACGTGGCCAAGGACATCAACGGCGCCGACATCAACACCAACCTGCCGCAGACCGCGCTGAAGCTGTTCACCAGCTACACCCCGCAATCGCTGCAGGAACTGACCGTCGGCGGCGGTGCCAACTGGCAGAACCGCATCTACTACGCTGCGCCGGTAGTGGGCCGTTTCGAACAGGAAGGCTACGCGCTGGTCAGTGCCTTCGTGCGCTACCGCATCTCGCCGGAGTTCAGCGTGCAGGCCAACCTCAACAACCTGCTGGACAAGAAGTACTACTCGCAGATCACCGGTTACGGTGCCTACGGCGACGGCCGCAATGGCTCGCTGACGTTCACCTGGGCGTTCTGATCCAATCGGCCTTGTAGCGTCGAGCCATGCTCGACTCGATCACACGGGGTAGTCGAGCACGGCTCGACACCACAACGGCGCCGGGCTGAGCCCGGCGCCGTCCCTTCATCAGAAACGCAGGTCCGCGCGCAGGTACCAGTAGCGGCCACGCGGGATGTCATAGGTCGAAGCGTCGTAACCGTTCAACGAGCACGACAGGCAGATCGGCGGATCCTTGTCGAACACGTTGTTCAGGCCAGCGGTCAGCTGCAACCCCTTCATCCAGTCGATCTTGTAGCCCACCTGCATGTCATGGAAGGTGGTGGCCGACAGCGTATTGGTGCCTGCGGCCTGGTTGCTGCAGACCGGGAATACAGAGGCGTCACCGCAGTTCTCGGTCAATTCGGAGATATGCCGAACGGTCCAGTTGGCACTCCAGCGGTCCAGCGTCCAGCCGATGCTGGCATTGCTGGTCCATTCCGGAATCGAGCTGTCGGCCACTTCCACGCCCGGCTTCTGCGGCTGCTTCTGGCCCGCCGCACCGGTGGCCTCGTAGCGGCCGACGAACGTGTTCTTCCAGCCCAGCTTGAACTGGCCGATCGAGCTCTGCGGCAACGTCCAGAACAGGTCCACGTCCCAGCCGTCGGTCTTGATCGAGCCGAGGTTGGTCAGGCGGTTGTTGAAGCTGCTGACCGCACCGGTGCTGGCGCGGGTGATGCCATCGCAGTACACCGGATCGAGCGTGTCCACGCACAGGTCCAGCTGGGTCTGCGCGTTGATCGCCTGGATCGCACCATCGATGGCATGGCGGTAGAAGGTCACCTCCACATCGAAGCGCTCCGACCACGACGCATTGTTGCCGAACCACGGGCTCCACACGAAGCCGGCGCTGAAGCTGCGCGAGCGCTCAGGTTCCAGCTCGCGGTTGCCGCCGGTGGTCACCGAGATCTGCGAATTGGCCTGCTGGAAGCCAGCCGGCACACCCAGTGCGGCACAGTTGGCGGCGCTGCCACGCGGCGGCGTGCCGCCCAGGCCCACCGAGCACGGGTCGAACAGCTGCAGGTCGGCGCGCGCGGCCGAGCCGTACAGTTCACCGATCGACGGCGCACGGAAGCCTTCGGCATAGGTCGTGCGCAGCACGAAGTCGTCGGTCACCTGCCAGCGCAAGCCGTACTTGGGCGTGAACTCGCCGCCGAAGGTGGAGTAGTCCGAGTAGCGGCCGGCCAAGCTCAGGTCCAGCTTCTTGCCCAGCGGCGAGTCGGCGAAGATCGGAACGCTCAACTCCAGGTACGCTTCGTTGACGTCATACGAGCCCGAGGTCGGCTGCGACGGCACGCCGTTGTAGTGGCCGATCACCGTCAGCGGATCAGGCTGGTACCAGCCCCTGTACTTGCGGTACTCGTAGCCGCTGGCGAACGACACCGGACCGGCCGGCAGGGTGAACAGGTCGCTGGACAGGTTGGCGGTGAACAGGCTCAGCTCGTTCTGGCTGCGGTCGCGCACCACCGGCTGGATCCACTTCAGCATGTCCGGGGTGATCGAGCCGACGCCGCCGAAGATGTTCAGCGGCACGCAGCCCGGCGTTGCCGCGCACACCGCCGGATCGCCCAGCGCCATGTTGACGTTGTAGATGTTGTAGCTGCCGTAGTTGGTCTGTTCGGCCTTGTTCTTGCTGTACATGCCGTTGACGTCCCAGTACCAGCTGCGGTCAGCCGCCTGGAAGTTGCCGACGAAGCCGGTGGCGAAATACGTGGTGTCCACTTCCTGCTTGAACACGCGCGCGCCGCCTTCTACTGGACGGCGACCGATCAGGCTCAGGTTGTCACCCGAGACCAGGTCGAAGCCGAACGGGTTGTACGGGTTGAGCGCAGACACGGTGATGTTGTCGGCCAGCGGATTGCCGGTGGCGCCATCGGGACCGAAGAACAGCGGCTCCGGGCCGGCCTGGTTGGTCGACTCACGGCGGTTGCCCAGTGCCTTGACGTACCACTGAACGTTGTCGGTGATGTCGAAGCGGAACTGGCCGAACAGGCCCTTACGTTCCGAGGGTGTCAGCACCATGTTGTATTCGGCGAAGTTGAAGCGATCAGCACTGGTGAAGCAGTGATAGTCATCGGTGCGCGCGCAGCCGGCACTGCCGTCGTAGCGCGGGTTGCTCACGCCGGTATTGGGCACGATGTTCTGCACCGCACCGGTGTTCGGGTCGGTGAACATGAAACGGCCCTGCGGAATGCCACCGCTGCCGAAGGCCAGGCCGGTGCCGGGAATCGGGAAGCGCGACTGCTCGCGGTCCTTGGCGAACACCGGATCCTGCTTGGTCCAGCTGGCGCCGAGGAACAGGCTGAAGCGATCACCGCTCTTGCCCCAGGCCAGGTCCACGCCCTTCTGCGTACCGTCGCCCTTGCTGTACTCGCCGTAGTTCAGGGTCACCTGGCCGCC includes the following:
- the fhuE gene encoding ferric-rhodotorulic acid/ferric-coprogen receptor FhuE; the protein is MTRPAFRTLQPQRLSVAVLAVLCAVAPAAFADTAADPTTLDKVVVKGERAEGYSVRRTSAGTRFDLAPREIPQSVSIISHQRIEDQKLDDIIDVLANTTGVTSTQSDSERTEFYARGFYIDAYQFDGLPTQMVQNWSYGDSGLDLALYDRVEVVRGATGLLSGAGNPSASVNLIRKHADSAELTGSVSVNVGSWGRTRTTVDVGTALNASGTVRGRVIGSYLDTDGQMDRYNQRKTLGYAVIDADLTPDTQLSVGYDYQQKRANGATWGGFPMWYADGSPTNYPTSFNPSPDWTYWDTTSKRAFATLQHAFSNGWKFKIGATHDRTKADDKLFYPAYTAFNKTTGAGITPMAGFYNTERKVDGIDGYIDGPFQLFGREHQFMAGLSYNKREFANYGDFQPDFNDPNAQYLPLASYFGWTGDFPQPNWRPLKLASQGTITQKAGYAAARLSLADPLKLIIGARYTDWKSEDEGNDRSHKVTTPYAGLVYDINDTYSAYASYTEIFQPQTLRNKQGSYLDPVDGKSYEVGVKGAWFDNRLNASVAVFRIEQDNVGQATMDKVDGQLNETAYIAARGTVSRGFEFEVNGELAPGWNATFGASRYVAKDINGADINTNLPQTALKLFTSYTPQSLQELTVGGGANWQNRIYYAAPVVGRFEQEGYALVSAFVRYRISPEFSVQANLNNLLDKKYYSQITGYGAYGDGRNGSLTFTWAF
- a CDS encoding TonB-dependent receptor produces the protein MNHLHHRPLAVAVALCVMTLAPLGAAAQSTTNLDAVEVTGTRIKRAEVEGQVPIQTLTRGDIERTGLTSIGEVLQQLTGSGSALNAKFNSSGNFGFPPDGSGVGAGSAQVDLRHLGAKRVLVLVDGIRWVNESSASGVGSATDLNTIPLAIVERIEVLEDGASSLYGSDAIAGVVNIITRRDFDGGQVTLNYGEYSKGDGTQKGVDLAWGKSGDRFSLFLGASWTKQDPVFAKDREQSRFPIPGTGLAFGSGGIPQGRFMFTDPNTGAVQNIVPNTGVSNPRYDGSAGCARTDDYHCFTSADRFNFAEYNMVLTPSERKGLFGQFRFDITDNVQWYVKALGNRRESTNQAGPEPLFFGPDGATGNPLADNITVSALNPYNPFGFDLVSGDNLSLIGRRPVEGGARVFKQEVDTTYFATGFVGNFQAADRSWYWDVNGMYSKNKAEQTNYGSYNIYNVNMALGDPAVCAATPGCVPLNIFGGVGSITPDMLKWIQPVVRDRSQNELSLFTANLSSDLFTLPAGPVSFASGYEYRKYRGWYQPDPLTVIGHYNGVPSQPTSGSYDVNEAYLELSVPIFADSPLGKKLDLSLAGRYSDYSTFGGEFTPKYGLRWQVTDDFVLRTTYAEGFRAPSIGELYGSAARADLQLFDPCSVGLGGTPPRGSAANCAALGVPAGFQQANSQISVTTGGNRELEPERSRSFSAGFVWSPWFGNNASWSERFDVEVTFYRHAIDGAIQAINAQTQLDLCVDTLDPVYCDGITRASTGAVSSFNNRLTNLGSIKTDGWDVDLFWTLPQSSIGQFKLGWKNTFVGRYEATGAAGQKQPQKPGVEVADSSIPEWTSNASIGWTLDRWSANWTVRHISELTENCGDASVFPVCSNQAAGTNTLSATTFHDMQVGYKIDWMKGLQLTAGLNNVFDKDPPICLSCSLNGYDASTYDIPRGRYWYLRADLRF